The region ACTATATTTGATTGAAAAAGAAAATAGCATAGAAAAAGCAAAATCCATATTAGAAGAGTATCTTAATATTGATCCTTATTCATATGAAATGAATACAGAATATATAAAACTTTTACTTAAACAAAGAGAAATCAAAAAAGCTGTAGATTACTACAACTATATAAAAGAACTATTTGCTAGTGAATTAGGAGAAGAATTTACCTCAAAAGAGGTATCTAATTTTATAAAAGAGATTCAGTTTTCTTAAAATATGATAACTTCTTTCTTTTCCCTTTTCTTGTTTTAGATTTTTTTTAGATCCCTTTTTTATAATTTCAGTGACTTCAAAGAAAAGGGAGGAAGTTATCATGAAGAAAAGGGTTAAGTATATTGCATTATTGCTAGTTTCACTTGTGTTTATTTTGAGCGCATGTACACCGTTTGATTTTAACGGTTTATTAGGAGGTAAAACTGCAACGGTTGGAGGAACTGTTACTGATGCAACAACTGGTCTGCCATTATCTGGAGTTACTGTGAAATCTGGTAATGTCTCTGGAACAACTGATTCAGCAGGTAAGTACGCTTTATACAAGGTCCCAATCGCCAATACCTCCATCAGTGCCTCCAAGTCCGGCTATGTAACCAACACGCAAACTTTGTCTTTGGTTGCAGATGAACAAAAAACTGTTAATTTTACACTTTCACCAGAACTGGCTCAAGATGAAGAATTGAGAATCGTTCTAACTTGGGGTGAGAGTCCAAGTGACTTAGATAGTCACCTTCTTGTTCCACCGGACGCAAGTCATCTTAATGGTTATGAAGTTGACTACCGGACTAAAGGTATCGATGATCCCGATGAATATCCATATGCATTCTTAGATGTCGATGATACAAGTAGCTATGGTCCCGAAACGATAACTATCTTTAATACTCTCAACCATACTTATAAATATTTTGTGCATAACTACAGTGGAAGTCCAGAAATAACCACCTCCAATGCAATAGTGCAAGTATATGATAGAAACGGCTTACGCAAAACATATAACATTCCCACTAGCGGTAATGGTCGTTATTGGTATGTTTTTGATATTGATGCAAGTGGTGGAATAATCAATAGAAACGTAATACAAGAAGTGGCACCAGCATTATAAAAACACAAAAAACGAAAAAGTAAAAAATGACCCGCTGACTAAAAACGCCCGAAAAGGGCGTTTTTAGTTTTTAGATAACTTACAAGAAAATTAAGCAAAATCATAATATATGAGTTTATTCATTGTTATTTTTCTTAAAGATAATTTATTTAAGAAAAATAACGTTTTGTTTTTTATTGTTTTTGGTTTAGAATTTAGTATAATAAATTCAATCTTAGAATGAATTAATAAATTCAAATTCAAAAAACTAAAAAAAAGATTAAATAATTAAATACAGGAGGGGATTTATGTATGATAAATAATTCTGTAAAAAGTAGAATTATCAGCATTATTTTAATTGTGTTTGTTTTATTTGGAATAACTGTAATATTTAATATCAATTCGCTTAACGTTTCTAATGTAGGTTTAAAATCTTTTGAAAGTTTATCTGACGAAGTTGCTAGTATTTCTGAAATGGAAGTGAATTTTTTTGATTCAGTTCTGAATTATAAAGATTACCTTATAAATAGCATTGAAGAACATGAGAATTCCTTTAAAAATAATTTATCAGAGATGAAAGATCAGATAAACGAGCTTTTATCTACTACCCAAAATAATTTAAATCTGCTTGATTTAAATGAACTTCTTATTTCTTATGAGCAAAATTTTTATCTGCTTGTTACATTAAATACAGAGTTCAATGAGTGCTCAAATGAATTCAACACACTGTCAGAATCACTTATTCAAAAATTGCTTGAATTTGATACGGTTACCATGCATTTAGCTTTTTATGCTTTTTCTGAAAATCCTGTAGATATTGTAAATAATATTAATGATATCGTAGGAGAATATATCTCTTCGAAATCAAGCTCTGCAAAAAATAATGTTATAAATTTGTTTTCAACTCTAAAAAATAATCTATCATTAGTTGGTCCAAGTTTGACTAAAGAAGAGCACAAAACAGTTTTTTTACAAGTTGCAGAACTTGCAGATGAGCTTGAAAGTAAATTCAATCAAATAATCGATTTAGTTGAAACCCAAGAGAATTTAACTCGGCAGATGGAACAATTAAGGTTAGAAATATTAAATCTGTTAGAAGAACAAAGAGCTCAATTAAAAGAACAACAAGACACGCTTGGTCCACAACTAATAGAAAAGAACAACAGATCGATTGTACTAACAATAATATTAACAGTAGTGGCCTTTGTAGTAGCAATAATTATGGTCATATACCTAATACGAAGTATAACCAAACCATTACTTGAATTAAGGAACAAGATAAACCAATTCAAAGAAGGAGACCTAACAGTAGACTTTCAAGTAAAAAGTAAAGATGAAATAGGACAGATGGGATTAGCCTTATCAGAGATGAGTAAAGAACTAAGGAACTCAATGGGCTCAATAAGAGAAGCTTCAGACAAAGTACAAAAATCATCAGTTAATTTAACCAATACCTCTCAAGAAAGTAGAGAAAACTCAGAAGAATTAAAACGACAAATGGATACGATACAGGCATATGCAGAAGAGACAGCAGAAAATGTAGAAGAAGTAACGTCAGGGGTAGACGAAGTAGCCAGGGCAGCGCAAGGGGTATCTCGAGATGCCCAAAGATTAAGTGAAGAAGCAGAAAATACAAACAAAGCAGCGCAAGAAGGAAGTCAAACAATAATAAGCATAAGTGAGATAGTAAAAGAAGCGGTAGAAAGGACAAAAGAAAGCCAAAAAGAAGTGACCCAACTAGCGACGAATGCGAAAGATGTTCAAAGCATAGTAGAAACAATAAACTCGATAACGGAACAAACGAACCTTCTAGCGCTAAATGCAGCGATAGAAGCAGCAAGGGCAGGAGAAGCAGGAAGAGGCTTTGCAGTAGTAGCGGATGAGATAAGAAAGTTAGCTGAAGAATCAAGAAATGCGACAGATGAAATAAGTCAAATACTAACAAACATAACGCAAGGTACAAAGAAAGTGAACGAGTCAACGAACAAGGTAGTAGAAACGATAGAAGAAGTAAACGAAAAGATGGTAAATGTACTAAAAAGTTTTAACAACATAAGAGAACGAATAGAAAAGATGAATCAAGGGATAGAAAACATGACAGCGAGTGCAGAAGAACAAAGTGCAAGTGCCGAAGAGATGAGTTCAGCGATAGAGCGAGTAGCAAGGGCGGTATCAGAGATAAGTGAACAACTAGAAAACTCAAGAAAGGTAATAGACAGGCAACTAAATCAATCGGTAGAGATAAACGAAAGTGCAAAAGAGTTGAGTGAATTATCTTCTGAACTAGAGGCTTTAGTTAAGAGGTTTAAGATATAAAAGTAACCCTCAAAATAGCAGTTATTTGCTAATATTCTAAACTAAAAGTCTATAATTAAATAAGGTTGCTATAAATAGAGTTTTTATTTATAATGATTTTGGATTATAATAGATAAATAATTCGAGCATAGAATGAATTAATTAAAGGGGGAGACGAAAATGTCAATAAAAATATCTTTTATAGGGGCAGGAAGTGTAAGGTACACAGTTAAGTTGGTTGGAGATTTAGCGAAAACAAAGGAGCTTAATGATAGTTTAGTTTCACTCATGGATATAGATGAAGAAAGGCTAGAAGCAGTATATAACTTGTGTAAAAGGTACAATGAAGAAATTGGAGGAAATTTGAAATTTGAAAAAACTTTAAATAGAGAAGAGTCTCTTAAAGGCGCTGATTTTGTAATAAATACAGCGTTATATAGAGCACCAGGACACGAAGATGGTTATGTCAGTTATGAAATTATGAGAGATGTTGCAGAAAATTACGGCTACTACAGAGGGATAGATAGTCAAGAGTTTAATATGATATCAGACTATTACACTTTTACAAATTATAATCATTTAAAAATGTCACTTGACATAGCTAGATCCGTAGAAAAAATATGTCCGAACGCGTGGCTCATTCAAACAGCGAATCCTGTTTTTGAAATAACTCAATTAATAAAAAGACTAACAAACGTTAAAGTAATTGGATTTTGTCATGGGGTAGAAGGTATTTTTGAGGTTTTAAAGGCATTAGGAATAGACAAAAAAGATACAGATTGGCAAGTTGCTGGAGTTAACCACGGGATTTGGTTGAACAGATTTGTCTACAAAGGGGAAAATGCCTATCCTTTGTTAGATGAGTGGATAGAAAAAGAGTCAAAACATTGGGAACCAAAAAGCCCTTGGGATACGCACCTATGTCCAGCAGTTATTGACATGTACCGATTTTATGGAAGGTTACCTATTGGAGATACGACGCGTAATGGTTCTTGGAAATATCATCACAGTTTAGAAGCTAAAAAGCGATGGTATGGAAAATTTGGAGGAATAGACAATGAAATAGAGCGTCCAAAGTTTTATGAAGAACTAAGACAAATAAAAAGGATGATTATAGAGGTATCAAAAAATCCCAAAATAAAAATTACAGAAAATTGGCCCGAAGAGTTTCCAAAAGAAAAATTAAGTGGAGAACAACAAATACCTTTTATAAATGCTTTAACTAATAATATTGAAGTGAGATTATTTTTAAATGTTCTAAACAACGGAACAATACAGGGAATTCCTGATGATATAGTTGTTGAAGTTCCTGTTAAGGTTAATAAAAATGGAATATTTCCTGAAAAGATAGAGCCGGACCTACCAGAAAAAATTAAGAAATACTATCTAACCCCTCGTATAATGAGAATGGGAATGGCGTTAGATGCTTTTATTACAGGAGATAGAAAAATTTTGGAAGAGGTTTTGGTAAGAGATCCACGAACTAAAAATTATGATTATATACCCAAACTATGGGATGAGATATTTAACTTACCTTTTAATAAGGAAATGAAGGAACATTATAATAAATATAAATAAGGCGTAGAGTTTATAGTGTGTTTAGGGTCAAGTACAAAGCCCTTCCCGTTTTCTTCGATCAAAAAGAATTAAACAGCTTGGTGAGATTAAAATTCTTATTTTGAAATTTCTAAAGTGAGTATAAGTCAAACATATAAAGGAGGAATTTGAATTGGCATTTTTAGATGAGAATTATCTACTACAAAATGAGACCTCAAAGGTACTATATGAATCAGTAAAAGATCTTCCAATTTTGGACGCACACAACCATGGAGACGTTAAAGAGATTGTTGAGAATAGAGGTTGGACAGACATATGGCAGGTTGAAGCTGAGACAGATCATTACGTTTGGGAACTTATGCGAAA is a window of Defluviitoga tunisiensis DNA encoding:
- a CDS encoding carboxypeptidase regulatory-like domain-containing protein: MKSGNVSGTTDSAGKYALYKVPIANTSISASKSGYVTNTQTLSLVADEQKTVNFTLSPELAQDEELRIVLTWGESPSDLDSHLLVPPDASHLNGYEVDYRTKGIDDPDEYPYAFLDVDDTSSYGPETITIFNTLNHTYKYFVHNYSGSPEITTSNAIVQVYDRNGLRKTYNIPTSGNGRYWYVFDIDASGGIINRNVIQEVAPAL
- a CDS encoding methyl-accepting chemotaxis protein; its protein translation is MINNSVKSRIISIILIVFVLFGITVIFNINSLNVSNVGLKSFESLSDEVASISEMEVNFFDSVLNYKDYLINSIEEHENSFKNNLSEMKDQINELLSTTQNNLNLLDLNELLISYEQNFYLLVTLNTEFNECSNEFNTLSESLIQKLLEFDTVTMHLAFYAFSENPVDIVNNINDIVGEYISSKSSSAKNNVINLFSTLKNNLSLVGPSLTKEEHKTVFLQVAELADELESKFNQIIDLVETQENLTRQMEQLRLEILNLLEEQRAQLKEQQDTLGPQLIEKNNRSIVLTIILTVVAFVVAIIMVIYLIRSITKPLLELRNKINQFKEGDLTVDFQVKSKDEIGQMGLALSEMSKELRNSMGSIREASDKVQKSSVNLTNTSQESRENSEELKRQMDTIQAYAEETAENVEEVTSGVDEVARAAQGVSRDAQRLSEEAENTNKAAQEGSQTIISISEIVKEAVERTKESQKEVTQLATNAKDVQSIVETINSITEQTNLLALNAAIEAARAGEAGRGFAVVADEIRKLAEESRNATDEISQILTNITQGTKKVNESTNKVVETIEEVNEKMVNVLKSFNNIRERIEKMNQGIENMTASAEEQSASAEEMSSAIERVARAVSEISEQLENSRKVIDRQLNQSVEINESAKELSELSSELEALVKRFKI
- the aglA gene encoding alpha-glucosidase AglA, translating into MSIKISFIGAGSVRYTVKLVGDLAKTKELNDSLVSLMDIDEERLEAVYNLCKRYNEEIGGNLKFEKTLNREESLKGADFVINTALYRAPGHEDGYVSYEIMRDVAENYGYYRGIDSQEFNMISDYYTFTNYNHLKMSLDIARSVEKICPNAWLIQTANPVFEITQLIKRLTNVKVIGFCHGVEGIFEVLKALGIDKKDTDWQVAGVNHGIWLNRFVYKGENAYPLLDEWIEKESKHWEPKSPWDTHLCPAVIDMYRFYGRLPIGDTTRNGSWKYHHSLEAKKRWYGKFGGIDNEIERPKFYEELRQIKRMIIEVSKNPKIKITENWPEEFPKEKLSGEQQIPFINALTNNIEVRLFLNVLNNGTIQGIPDDIVVEVPVKVNKNGIFPEKIEPDLPEKIKKYYLTPRIMRMGMALDAFITGDRKILEEVLVRDPRTKNYDYIPKLWDEIFNLPFNKEMKEHYNKYK